A single region of the Streptomyces sp. NBC_00236 genome encodes:
- a CDS encoding PqqD family protein, which translates to MPVRPENGVTSRVTEDGYLEFLTAADGASYRCSPVAAAMWIALRQHNGQLGPAAEMLAELWCTDPENTRTDMDIWVSELRDAGLVRDEP; encoded by the coding sequence CGGCGTCACGTCACGCGTCACCGAGGACGGGTACCTCGAATTCCTCACCGCGGCGGACGGCGCCAGTTACCGGTGCAGCCCCGTCGCCGCAGCCATGTGGATCGCCTTGCGCCAGCACAACGGCCAACTCGGCCCGGCGGCCGAGATGCTGGCCGAACTGTGGTGCACGGACCCGGAGAACACCCGTACCGACATGGACATCTGGGTCAGCGAACTGCGGGACGCCGGCCTGGTCCGCGACGAGCCCTGA
- a CDS encoding TetR/AcrR family transcriptional regulator, with protein MGHREDLLEGAKRCLLEKGFARTSARDIVAASGTALASIGYHYGSKDALLVQAYVQAMQEWADEFGPGTAIGADLESASSPIERFELVWNRIVEIFPERKPLWALSVEVAVHAEDLPQMREGLSRAQPFGWSALVALFHGVDESEVDEQMAVTLGRFYAALLNGVMSLWLFSPETAPSGRDLAEAMRAILVLHQGAAAGAGPAV; from the coding sequence GTGGGTCACCGTGAAGATCTCCTGGAAGGCGCGAAGCGCTGTCTGCTGGAGAAGGGCTTCGCCCGAACGAGCGCCCGGGACATCGTGGCGGCATCCGGAACCGCCCTGGCGTCCATCGGGTACCACTACGGTTCCAAGGACGCCCTGCTGGTTCAGGCCTACGTGCAGGCGATGCAGGAGTGGGCGGACGAGTTCGGTCCGGGCACCGCGATCGGGGCCGATCTCGAATCCGCGTCGTCGCCGATCGAGCGCTTCGAGCTGGTCTGGAACCGCATCGTCGAGATCTTCCCCGAGCGCAAACCCCTCTGGGCGCTGAGCGTGGAGGTCGCCGTGCATGCGGAGGACCTGCCGCAGATGCGCGAAGGTCTCTCCAGGGCCCAGCCGTTCGGCTGGTCGGCGCTGGTGGCGCTCTTCCATGGCGTGGACGAGAGCGAGGTCGACGAGCAGATGGCGGTCACCCTCGGCCGGTTCTACGCCGCCCTGCTCAACGGTGTGATGTCGCTGTGGCTGTTCTCACCGGAGACCGCGCCCTCGGGGCGTGACCTGGCCGAGGCGATGAGGGCGATCCTGGTACTCCATCAGGGTGCCGCGGCCGGTGCGGGCCCGGCTGTCTGA